The Ziziphus jujuba cultivar Dongzao chromosome 1, ASM3175591v1 genome segment CATAtacatacatttttatttttcattattgttctatACAATGCATTGCAAATGATTATAGTAATTCCTTTATgttgattatttttatcaacCACCATACCTGAATGAGCATTAAGTTTCTGTTGCTGGCTTAGTCAAGAGTAGATTTTCAGGAATTTGGACACAAGTTTGGTAATGTGTTATTTACAGATTTTTCTTAATGTATTACATTTTAAATGGTTAGTAACTAATACTTTTCAAGCTATGGTAACAACTCATTATCATTCTAGTCTTTGAAATATTGGTTTGTATATGGTAGGCGATGTATCAAGGTGCAGAACCAGGAAAATGGTTGAAAAATACTGCATTGAAAGGTCTCAACAGCATCTTTTGAAGCATCATGTGAAAGGCATCGGGAAAAGATCTACATTCTACCAGTGGCAAGATAAAACGTGCCTGGTTAATGCAGCCACTGGACACCCTTTTGAATCTGACCCTGGCGcctataataaaaaaagtatttggTACTCAGTCAAGAATGGCTTGGATGCTTTCTATAGGTTTTCAAGGCCACACACTGTCATAGGCACAGTTAAGTTTCAATTTGGTAGTGTGATTCCCTTTAAGCTGTTTATCGTGGATCtgattaatttgaatttcattttttcttttcaatttatttagtgGTCTCACCTTACTTTTGTGTGTAAGCAGGCATTGAGCATAGTCTCAGTTTCCCTCCTCGCAGTTGAAAAGCTGTCAGATTTTTCTCCATTATTTTTCACTGGGGTTCTTGAGGTGATGCCTCAAATATGTCAGCCAATTTTAAAAACTGCATTCTGGCATTTATAAGTACTATTCTTACACTTATTCTTCTACTTTTCAGGCTGTAGCTGCTGCCCTCTTTATGAATATTTACATTGTTGGTTTAAATCAGTTGTATGACATTGATATAGACAAGGTAGCCTTCTTATAGAACATAGTgataatttggattaaaaagCATGGATAGTTTATTGACTTGATGTACATAGTTGAGTCCAATTTTTAACACAAAAATTTGGGTATTGATGTAACTTAACAACTACATTATACGTATAGGAAGACCATTCAAGTTGTTAAACTGTGATATTATCTTGCCGACCAAAAAGACCCTGGTTAAGGTGTCTAATTGTCCCACCTGGTAACCCCaccaccaccccccccccccccccccccccccccggcgcTGCACATCTCAAAACATCAGATTAACTATGCCTTTACCAATTAACAAGTCATACCCTTTTGTAGGCTTGTAGCTGAAAGCACCTTTTGGATTTTTTGTAAGTTATACATAAGGAAACTGTGACTGTAAAGACTATTCTGATTATGGAGTGTAAGGAGATTGTCTAATTGCTGGTCTTTATCTGCTTGTTGCATTACAGGTTAACAAGCCATATCTTCCATTGGCATCAGGGGAATATTCAGTTCGAACTGGCATCATGATCGTTTCTTCCTTCTCTATTATGGTATTAGGCGCAGCTTTCAATGCAAATATCTTACTTAAatcatttttcactttttattgtGGTATTTAACTATTAACTTCATGTATTTGTGTGCAAAAGATAATCTGGTCTGTTTATTTTGCCTCTTAATCTTGTTATCCAGTTGCACTTGCTGTAAATGAAGGGGAGTGTACCTGTGGCATGTTTCATATGCTCATAATAGTATAGAGATAAATGAAGGATAataatctctctttttttatttatctgaaTTTCCAATATTGCTGTGGATATTCACATTACATAGGTATATAAAAAGCAATGGTACTTTCTCAGTTTTGTCTACTTCTATCCTAACCAATTCTTTTTCAGGCCAAAAAGTTTTTGCATATCTATTTTCACCTTCTGTTTCTATTTTGCCTTCATGAGCTTCCCCCCACCTCTTAAGAAAATGTTGTTGTTGTGTAGAATGTTTGATCCATCTAAATAGATCTTTTATCACCCAGATCTAACTGTATTTATATTTGGTTCATCAACCTTGCATGatttgttcattttattttggaagCAAAGGAAATTTTGCTTGGAGACTCAGTGCTTGCTTACAAATACTAAACCAAGTCTGCTGCACTATTTGTTAGAACACTCtggttttttaataatttgcttCATCTGACTTTACATTTTCCCTCAGTTTGAAGTTTTGAGCATTGCATCTGGATTCTTGTTTGAAGGTATTCTAATTATCACTCTCCTTTTCCAGAGTTTTTTCCTTGGATGGATTGTTGGTTCATGGCCATTATTTTGGGCTCTCTTCATCAGTTTTATGCTAGGAACTGCTTATTCAATCAAAGTGAGTTGGTTAGCTTATAAATCCCCATTTATGTTACTCTCAATTCATTACCAGTATAAACTACTCGTATACTGTAGTCTAGATTCAATATGGTTCAATTATACCACCAGCAATAAATGTTGCCAAAGGCAGTCAGTGGCAAGAGGCTTTTGTTAATAAGCAGTCTGTTTGTGTACTTGTAAACAtgatgtttaatttagtttgagGATATGTTACATGGATACAATTTTTCAGCTTGGGTTTTCAAATTCTCCATTGATTTAGatcataatcaaatattaatgatgattaaCATGAACAATTTAATGATGATAGTTAGACACAGTTTTCTCACTTCTTgctttttgattctttgatgTAAGCTGCCTATGCTGAGATGGAAGAGATTTGCATTAGTTGCGGCAATGTGCATCCTAGCTGTACGGGCAGTGATTGTGCAACTAGCTTTTTTTCTGCATATGCAGGTTATGCTTTCAATTGTTCTGTCAATTGTTTTGTTATTGAAAGTCAAAAAGCATCTATAATATCATCGATAGTGATGTTTGTATGCCAGAGCAACCTCAAAACATGATATACTTTGTCAGTTTTCAATGCCCAAAACAGTGCCTAGCAGACACAAGCTGATGGTTGCCTATGTCTCAGCTTGCTATATAATTGGGTCTAATTCAAGGAGTTAAAAGCTTTTGCATTGATGGTGACTTAACATGATATTAAAGGCTCAATGAAGGGGAGTGTTGACTGTTTATTTTGTTAGTTTGATGTGCATATTTGGTAGTAGTTTCTAGCACGCCCAAATTTCTTTCCCATTATTGGACAGACTTACATGTAGGAAGGGTGTTGACTTTCTATTATGTGAGCCAATTTCTGTCCTGTTATTAGACAGGTTTACACATAGGGATACTGTTGACTGTCTACTTTGTGTACTTGATATATAGAGTTGGATGCATTTCTTAATAGCTCAAATTTTTGAATTGTATACCATCTTGGCAAAAGTCCATAAAAAAATGTTCATGATGACTAAATAGTTGCACTTTGTCTTGTAGACGACCTGAAAGGGTAATAAATGGAATTCTCTCACTGTAACATGGGGGTTGGGGCCAAAAGCAGTGTTAACATGTATTATAAACCTCgcaaatatataatttggtgCACTTTCATTTTCCTTTGTGCTAATGTATTCGCAAATTTTCAGATGCATGTGTACAAAAGACCAGCTGCCTTCTCGAGGCCTCTAATTTTTGCAACTGCATTTATGAGCTTCTTCTCAGTTGTTATAGCATTGTTTAAGGTAACAAAATATGTATGCCATCCTACAAAAGGTTTGATAGTTTTAATGTCAAAAGCTGTACATATCTTTTGTCAGCTGTGCATGCTTTTGGTTGAAAATGTGCTATTGTTACAAAATTGAagagatttttcatttttagccAATGCTGGATTACATATAGGATATACCTGATATTGATGGAGACAAGATATACGGGATCCAATCTTTTACAGTACGCTTGGGTCAAAAGCGGGTTAGTTTTCTAGATTTTCATTCTCTTTATGTGCAACATCTCCTGcatcctttcaatttttgtgTCTAAATCACATTAGTTTCAagattttcattctttttattttgtcctATGCGTACATCATTTAGTTGTAACTAAATTACATTGGGCAGGTATTTTGGATCTGTATTTCACTACTTGAAATGGCTTATGGTGTTGCCATTATGGTGGGAGCATCGTCTGGCTACTTCTGGAGTAAAATCATTACTGTAATGTTGACGTTCTTTTCTGTTGGAATTGATGATCTTCACTTCATTGTCTCATTTCTATGAAAATGAATAGTTAGAGAAATTGCTGAAGCTGAAAGTATGATGTAGATATGaatgaaaactaaataataaatatgtacGTATGAATGAAAACTAAATAGTAAATATGGTCTAGGAACTATCTCCTTTCTTGCTATGCTTTTGATGTCTACCTGACTAAATAGCAAATATGGTCTAGGAACTATCTCCTCTTTCTTGCTATGCTTTTGATGTCTACCTGACTGAATAGTAAATATGGTCTTCGAGCTATCTCCTCTTTCTTGCTATGCTTTTGATGTGTACCTATATGTTTTATTGGAGTAAGTGTTAGTGATCTGCCTGTGTCTAAACCTTATTGGCTCTCctacaaatacaaatacaatggATGCTTAATAAGGTTGCTTCACCCATTGGACAGGTAATAACTTTAGCATTAGGGGTAAAATGGCCTTAGATGAACTAAAATGATTGGTTTTAGTATGGCATTCGAGTAATTGATTTATGCCATTACCATGtagaaaagttgatattttgagaatttgagagcTTGATGAATTGTTTAGAAACCTCAGGTGGCAGTTTTGATATCTCCTATCAATACAACACTAGGAAGTTCTTATggctcttttccttttttttttttttttttttttggttttctctcTTGACCAAGTAACTCAATGATCCACCAAATACTAATGCGGTCATGTAATCTCTTGTTTGTGCTGGTTTAGGTTTTGGGACACATAATTTTGGCTTCGATTCTCTGGAATCAGGCAAAATCTGTTGATCTGAACAGCAAAGCTGCAATAACATCCTATTACATGTTTATATGGAAGGTAAACCACCTACTTTTTAGGTTATTGTGTCAATGCAAAtggtgcaaatatatatatgctagaGGTTTACCCAACCTATGCAAGTTGTCGATTTTGTGTTTTACAtgatacaaaatataaaatgtgtCGCAATTATATTTGATGTTGTCGAATCCTACCACAGCTGCTTTGAGCATGATTCAGTTTCTTTACATTTCAGCATTAATTGTGTACAAAACTGCTCACTTTTTCTTGTTTGCTCATGCAGCTCTTTTACGCTGAGTATCTACTTATACCACTTGTTAGGTGAAAATGGGGGGATGCAGGACTACAGGAGAAGAGGTTTAGCCTTTTTGATTGTTTCTTTGGGAAGGAGATATGTTTTAGGTTGCTGACTTGCTAGAAATGATGTATGACTTAAAATAATTGCCAGGGAGGAAAGCCAACTGCTGCCTTTGGGCTcagtttatttgaaaaatattgttaaaaaatatatttgtttgagGAACTCATTAAATAGCCTGAAGACCGCCCGTTATACTGTGATTTGTAGCCTGTTTTACCATTATCTGTCTGCTTTGTAGTAGGAAAACCAGCAACATCTTTGTATTGACCAAATGTTTTATCTGTGCACTTGTATTCCTTGTATGTTATGGCTCCTTCTATTGAGCTAATTTCTCGAATAATTTTAGATAAACAGAGAACTTTGACTTTATTTTATGTATCAGTTTGCTCATCTTAACTTGAACGAATATAATTTGCATTGAATGGGTTTTAATAAATCCAAAGAGGTTATTCCAAAAGTCGTTATTCCAAGTCTATGATTTTTGGTTCTTATAAATGGCATTATCTGGATGTCATCCTTATAAATACTTGACCATTTCACTATATTTTGACCTCTTGacattagaatattttttactCAGAAACCTACTCTGTGAACAATGTTTATTAGATAGAGGGTCCAACTCACAACTTTTCAGAGAATAAACAAATTTGGGTCTCCTTTTAAATACTCCTACTCAATCAAATTCTTCAACCAATTGTCAAGCAGTGACCTGCTTCTGCTTTAGGCCTGGGTTTCCATGCAATCAGCCggtcaaaaaaaagaaattttttctaaGTGGAAAATGGATTCCAATTGCCCTCCACTTTGACCTATAAACTACAAGTTTCTTAAAGTTGAAGATTCTAAATGATCTGGACCTACTAAAGTGCCGTACAAGATTTTCTGTACAGCATATtacaatatattatgaaataattatatcCAATGGCATTTTGTGGATTGGATTCATATGATAATTGTCAATTCATCTTCGCCGTTTGTGGACCAGTTTTGAAATCTCATCagcatatttaaataaaattttcttggtAATCAAACAGATGGGTAAAACAGATCCTTATTGTACGGGATGATGGGTCAGTCATCTAGAACCTCCAACAACCCAACTTTGGTTTTTGTGAATGAGAGTATGTATACCATTATTATATATTcctaaaaatattaaacaaacggTCACTTAGTTGATAACAAAAAGACGAAATTATTCTAATACCATATAAAATTATCATCTAAATTTCAAAACCTTAAACTGATATTGAAGTAAATCCAACTAATTAAGTCCaattaattaagtatatttcaaatcaattaccaatactttttaaaattttctaatgggGCTATTCCAAGGCAAATCCGTTACTagttggttaaaaaaataatgtatacAAATTGATAACATTGTGTTTGTTTGTGAGAAAGGGGCCTGAGGGAGAATGGAAAAAAAGAGCTTAATGAGAAAGACGGGCAAGAAGAGGACAAAGCCACTTGGTGAGTGGATCTTGTCTACTTTACCATATTCCCCAAAAATTAGAAGAGCCTAACCTTATTCAAAGTATCCTACATCCCAAAAGACCCCAACACATCCAAGCTTTTCAGTGCAAGTAAAAGACCACATGATTTCAAAGCATAATATatagcttctctctctctcttcttgtcATATGcctcattatttattattattatttgttttcaaacaaAATCATTTCCTACTTTTTTCAAAGAATCTTTATGATGAGGTATGACTTGGAAACTTTTACTGCCAAAATAGCATAATTGGGAGACAGAAAGGGTGGTTCATATCTGGTTTTATTTAGTGTCAATAATAGGTTAGATAGTAGTGGCATATAATTGATATACAGCTTTTAGGGTTGAAGAGGGTTCCAATGGGGAAAAAGTTGTCAtggttgaaaatatatatatatatatatatatgtatattatatgataGGCATCGGATTTGGAAGACAACATACCATTTGCTGAGTCTTTCCCATTCTTTTTCCCCATCTGCTTGTCTTCTATAGGGTTCTAAGTTCTAATCCCTCAATCCTTAGACTGTTCTTCTACTGTCCTAAGACTAATGACCCTGCTCACATGCTCAAACCTTTATATAATACACGTATAAATAGATTTAAATTTGTACTATCCTCTAGAAAACTTGGTTTTTTAATTGACTTCAAGTTCTGCTATAGCATCAATTATGCACAGCCTCGTACTTGGTGATAAATACAATTGGTTCACAAATTATGTTTCTGAAGTGGGATCGTTCTTTTAGTTAAGAAATATGGCTAATTGGTGTACAGGCAATGAAAACATCTTGGACTTGATATCATATCTTATGAAAAGGGAAGGCAAAAATCTGAACCACCAATTTTTCTCCTACTCATTTCCCCGATTTGCTGTCAATTTCATTGGTCATTACAGGAATTAGGCATATGagtaaaacttttgaaaatgaagtaaaaaagaaactaaagtgGAATTCTCTTTTTGATTGCTAAAATCTAACAAAAAGTAGCCTCTCAGGTTGTCCCTGTCTCATTTCCTTACACTACCTAACTAGCCAAGATGTTATTTGTCATTACCATCGCCTTTAGAGACTGGTCACCGaccatattatttgttattaatatcTAGATGGTAGGTAATTAAGGGCTATAAATGGAACTTGAAAACTACTAGcaaaagatttcaaaaaaataaaaaaaaaattaatcatgaagttttatgtttttattgtctgctcaaaagaaaaatatctctTAGAGGTATTTtccatgtttttttaaaaaaagaaaaaaaaaagaaaaagaaaaaaaaaaaaagcacaactCTCCCATCATCAAGTGttgcaaattaattttttttttctttgatctaATCAAAGCCAACGATTACACTAAATGCTGCTAGTAAAGgtacaaatatataaagattttaatttatgtatgaatttcaatttttcttgtttgtttttttttttagcagaaTCAGATTCtaaagatgtatatatataggattattctatttttctagaggttaatttctttttatgttaGGATTTTATAGATTATTGTTAgtcactttttttgttttaaaaaaaaaattaatcctagcaaatttcatatttaaaatatatgg includes the following:
- the LOC107403648 gene encoding homogentisate phytyltransferase 1, chloroplastic isoform X1; translated protein: MDSLLLGSFHKPSLLTQGENGWRKENINRGCFFGDVSRCRTRKMVEKYCIERSQQHLLKHHVKGIGKRSTFYQWQDKTCLVNAATGHPFESDPGAYNKKSIWYSVKNGLDAFYRFSRPHTVIGTALSIVSVSLLAVEKLSDFSPLFFTGVLEAVAAALFMNIYIVGLNQLYDIDIDKVNKPYLPLASGEYSVRTGIMIVSSFSIMSFFLGWIVGSWPLFWALFISFMLGTAYSIKLPMLRWKRFALVAAMCILAVRAVIVQLAFFLHMQMHVYKRPAAFSRPLIFATAFMSFFSVVIALFKDIPDIDGDKIYGIQSFTVRLGQKRVFWICISLLEMAYGVAIMVGASSGYFWSKIITVLGHIILASILWNQAKSVDLNSKAAITSYYMFIWKLFYAEYLLIPLVR
- the LOC107403648 gene encoding homogentisate phytyltransferase 1, chloroplastic isoform X2, giving the protein MVEKYCIERSQQHLLKHHVKGIGKRSTFYQWQDKTCLVNAATGHPFESDPGAYNKKSIWYSVKNGLDAFYRFSRPHTVIGTALSIVSVSLLAVEKLSDFSPLFFTGVLEAVAAALFMNIYIVGLNQLYDIDIDKVNKPYLPLASGEYSVRTGIMIVSSFSIMSFFLGWIVGSWPLFWALFISFMLGTAYSIKLPMLRWKRFALVAAMCILAVRAVIVQLAFFLHMQMHVYKRPAAFSRPLIFATAFMSFFSVVIALFKDIPDIDGDKIYGIQSFTVRLGQKRVFWICISLLEMAYGVAIMVGASSGYFWSKIITVLGHIILASILWNQAKSVDLNSKAAITSYYMFIWKLFYAEYLLIPLVR